TGGGTGTTACCGCCTGTTGAATTTAGCCATGGTGAAGTTGAGCAAGCATTTCAAAACGCAGCCCATCAACTTTCTGGAACCATTGAGCTGGGTGGGCAAGAGCATTTTTATCTTGAAGGTCAGATTTCCTATGCGATTCCACAAGAAAATCAGAGCTTAAAAGTCTATTGCTCGACACAACATCCAACCGAAATGCAGCTGCTGATTTGTCATGCATTAGGCATGAATATGCATCAGGTCAGTGTGGAAAGTCGCCGTATGGGTGGTGGTTTTGGCGGTAAAGAGTCGCAGTCGGCACAGTGGGCATGCATTGCATCTTTGGCAGCACAGAAAACAGGCCGGCCGTGTAAATTACGTTTAGATCGAGATGACGACATGAGTGCTACAGGCAAACGTCACGGTTTTGCTTATGAGTGGTCTGTAGCCTTTGATGACAGTGGTGTTCTGCAAGGCTTAAAGGTGCAATTGGCTTCAAACTGTGGTTTTTCGGCTGATCTTTCTGGGCCAGTAAATGAACGAGCAATTTGCCATATTGGTAACGCCTATTATTTAAATGCAGTTGAGCTACGTAACTTACGTTGTAAAACCAACACGGTGTCCAATACTGCATATCGTGGTTTTGGTGGACCGCAAGGCATGTTTGTCATTGAAAATATTATTTATGACATTGCTCGTTATTTAAGTTGTGACCCAGTTGAAATTCGTCAGCGCAATTTCTTTGCCGAGCAGTCCGGTGCTGGACGTGACCGTATGCACTATGGGGCAGAAGTCCGTGATAATGTTGCGCCAAAATTGGTAGCCGAATTATTGCAAAGTAGTGATTATGCGAAACGCAAACAGCGCATTCATACTTTTAATCAGAACAATGACATCATTAAACGTGGTATTGCGTTAACCCCATTAATGTTTGGTATTTCGTTTAATGCCGTACATTACAATCAGGCGGGTGCACTGGTCTATGTATATATGGATGGTACTGTTTCTATCACCCATGGCGGTACAGAAATGGGACAGGGGTTATATACCAAAGTACGGCAGGTTGCTGCACATGAGTTGGGTTTACCAATCGATAGCGTTCGCTTAATTGCAACAGATACTTCTCGGGTTCCAAATACTTCAGCAACTGCAGCATCGAGTGGAGCAGATTTAAATGGTAAAGCTGTTCAAAATGCCTGTATTAAAATTCGTGGGCGTCTGGCAAAACTTGCAGCAGAAATAAGTGATAGTGATGCTGACCAAATCCACTTTGAAGATAGTATGGTTTCAACAGCGAATGGTCATTCATGGACTTTTCCTGATTTGGTTCAACGGGCATATATGGCGCGTGTACAACTATGGGACAGCGGTTTTTATAAAACACCAGAAATTCACTATGATCAGGTCAACCATTTAGGACGTCCATTTTTCTATTATGCTTATGGCGCAGCGGTCAGTGAGGTCGCACTAGATACCTTAACTGGGGAAATGAAAGTATTACGTGCCGATATTTTGCATGATGTTGGACGGTCAATTAACCCTGCAATTGATATAGGGCAAATTGAGGGTGGTTTTGTTCAAGGGATGGGATGGCTCACGATAGAAGAGTTATATTGGCAGCCACAAGGACCACACGCAGGGCGTTTGTTTACCCATGCACCTTCAACTTACAAAATCCCGACCAGTGTGGACATTCCTCATATTTTTAATGTCAAACTGTTTGATAACCAAAATCAGGCAGACACCATCTACCGCTCCAAAGCAGTAGGTGAACCGCCATTTATGCTGGCATTATCTGTTTTCTCGGCAATTCGTCAGGCGGTACAGGCGGCTATTCCAGAAAATGCACCGCTCGTACTCAATGCTCCAGCAACTGCCGAAGAAATTTTACGCGCAATTGCGATTGGACGAGGACAAGCTTTGGCTGACCGCCCACAGGCTAAAATGTAGAAGATTATGCAACATTTACAATGGTGGACTGATTTTGTAGCGTGGCAAGTCGATGCTCTGCCTATGGTATTGGTCACAGTGGTCCGCGCTGATGGTTCAACACCACGAGAAGTTGGTGCAACCATGTTATTGCGGTTTAATTTGCAACAGCAATGGCAGCAATCCGATACGATCGGTGGCGGGCATTTAGAATTTCAGGCTATTGATATTGCTAAAGCAATGTTAAAAGAAACGGGAACTTCTGTGAGGCGTATTGAACGCTTTAACCTCAGTGCGCGGCTGGGACAGTGTTGTGGCGGAGTAATGTGGTTATTGTTTGAAAAAATATCACCTACTGATATCACATCGCATTTATCTGCGAGTTTGCAAGCATGGCGAGGCGGAAAGCATATATGGCGTACCGTCTCACATCAAAATGCATCCACTTGGCAGACTATGGATATAGAACAACACCTAAGTTTCGAGTTTCATTCTGGCAGTAGTGAAGAATGGCAATTTAGCCAGCAGATTCAATCTTATGCCATGCAAGTGCTGATTTGTGGAGCAGGGCATGTGGGGGAAGCAATTGTCCGTTGCTTATTGCCTATTGGTGTTCGGGTGAAATGGATTGATCCGCGTGATGATATTTTCCCATCAGATTTACTGGAACAGGTGCAATGTTTAACGACTGATACATTAGACGCCGAAATTGAGCATTTTGACCGTTCAGGTGCAGTTTTAATTTTAACTCATGATCATCAATTAGATTTGCAACTATGTTTTTCAGCCTTGAAACCTACGGCAAAACCATTTGCTTATGTTGGGATGATTGGCTCAAAAAGTAAAAGGGCTATTTTTGAAAAGCGTATGCAAATACGTGGTTATACCCCAGAAACATTCAAACGTTTGGTTTGCCCGATCGGGATAGAGAGGATTTCATCGAAACAACCTGCAACGATTGCCGTTGCAGTGGTTGCTCAATTATTACAGGTGTTTGATGTAAAAAAATGATCCCAAAGGATCATTTTTTTTGTTCGAACTTTGGATTTTTTTCTGCACGTTTAAGCAGTACGAGAACGGCACCTGTACCACCTTGATTTTCTGGAGCACTTACAAATGCCAAAACATCGCGGTGTTGGCGTAGCCATCCGTTGACATAGGTTTTTAAGACCGCTTCAGGGCCTTTGCCATGCACAATTTTGATGACATTTTGATTTTCATCTTTTGCCATCTGAATAATTTGTAAAACTGCGTCACGTGCTTGTTCAATGGTACAGCCGTGTAAATCTACAGCTTCAAACCAACGCATCTTGCCTGCTTTTAAATCTTCAAAAACCTTATGTTGAAGAGTCGCAATGCGATAGCTTAACGTTGCTTGACTTGCGACAGGATTTAAAGCAGCTTGTGTATCAGATAGTTCGGCATGCTCAGTGTCACGGCCACCTTCGGCAGCTGCACGTTTAGCTAATGTTTGAGCATCAACTTTTCTGGCGCGAGGAACTCTTACATCAGCAATATTACTATTATTGATGGGTTTAACACCTGCTACAGCGCTTTGAAACAGATTTGCATTTTCCAATTCTTCAGACTCAGCCTGAGGTTGTTTTGTCTCAGGCTGACTTGCGATTTTGCTTGAATGAGGATTGGAGATTTGCTTTTTAAATTGCTTCAATAACTTTTGCTGCTCTTTAGAAAGCGATGAATCTTTATTACTCATATATCTTCATTAAACCGTTTGAGGTTGTCCAAAAAGAGCAGTAAAAGCTTGATCTGGACGTGGTTGTTTCATAAAACTTTCGCCTACCAAGAAACTGTGAATATCATGCTCTTGCATCATACGCACATCATCTGGTGTCGCAATACCGCTTTCAGTAATTAATAAACGTGAGGCCGGAAGTAATTTTTTCAATCGAATGGATGTATTTAAATCCACATCAAACGTTTTTAAATTACGGTTATTCACACCTAATAAACATTGCTCAGAAAGCTTTAAAGCGCGTTCCATTTCTTCTTCGTCATGAACTTCAACTAATACATCGAGTTGATGTTCAAACGCAGTTTTAGACATTTCTTCGAGTTGCTGGTCAGATAAGCAAGCAACAATTAATAAAATACAGTCAGCATGCAAAGCACGTGCTTCAACTACATTATATGGATCGATCAGAAAGTCTTTACGTAAAGCAGGCAGGGCACAATGATTACGGGCAATCGCAATATTCTCATCTGCACCTTGAAAGAAATCAACATCGGTCAATACCGATAAACATGCTGCTCCAGCTTGTTCATATTGCTCTGCAATTTCAGCAGGATTAAAATCTGCGCGAATAATTCCTTTTGATGGAGACGCTTTTTTAATTTCAGCAATTACACCCGGACGTTTATGTTTTAAAGCATTTGCAAAGCCACGCACTGGAGTCGCAGCTTTTGCTAATTCCTCAACATCTTGCAAATTACGTTGTTTTAAACGCGCAGCAAGTTCCTCATGTTTACGGTCAACAATTTTACCTAAAATGGTATTTTGAATATTAATCATGAGAAGTCCTTAATCTGCCTGACATTGTTTTAATGTTTTGGTAAATTCAGCCAAAACACTCATTTTTTCTAAAGCTTGTCCGCCATAAATAATATCTTGCGCGAATGTAACAGCCTGAGCATAAGTCTTAGTAATACCCGCCACATAAATACCTGCCCCCGCATTAAGCGCAATCATATTTGCTGCTTTTTCACCAATGTCAGATTTATTTTTACCCAATGCATCTTTGATCAGTTTTAAGCTTGCTGCAGCATCTGCTACCACTAAACCGTTTAAAGTTTGTGACTCAATCCCGACATCTTCAGGGGTAAGTGTCCATTCGGTAATTTCACCGTCTTTGAGTTCAGCAACAGTTGTAGGAGCTGCAAGGCTGATTTCATCAAGACCATCTCTTGAATGAACAACCATTACATGTTCAGCACCAAGTTGCTTCATCACTTCGGCGATTGGACGACAAAGCTCATCTGAAAATACCCCAATCACAAAGCGTTTTACACCAGCCGGATTCGTAAGCGGGCCAAGTAAATTAAAGATGCTGCGAACACCAAGCTCTCGACGTGGTCCAACAGCATATTTCATTGCTTTGTGGTGGTTTGGAGCAAATAAAAACCCTACACCCATCTCACGGATGCAGCGTTCAGTTTGTTGCATGTCTAAATCAAGGTTAATACCAGCTTGTTCAAGTAGGTCAGATGAACCTGATTTGCTTGAAACGCCTCGGTTGCCATGTTTGGCAATGGTTGCACCTGCCGCCGCAATTACAAAGCTTGAAGCTGTAGAGACGTTAAATAAATTTTGCCCATCGCCGCCAGTACCGACAATATCAACTAAATATTTGATATCACTGACATCAATTTTAATAGCGAATTCACGCATGACACGCGCAGCAGCAGTAATTTCGTCAATACTTTCACCTTTCATGCGAAGGCCCATCATCAAAGCACCAATTTGTGCTTCAGTTGCCTCACCTTGCATGATGCTACGCATAATGTCTTCCATTTGCGGCTGAGTCAGGTGAATATTTTTTGTTATATGGTTAAGTGCTTGTTGAATATTCATAGGGATCACTTATGCATAAATATCTAAAAAGTTTTTAAAGATTTGATGGCCATGTTGACTCAAGATTGATTCAGGATGGAACTGCACGCCTTCAACAGGAAGTGTCTTATGTTTAACACCCATAATTTCTTCCATTGAGCCATCTGCTTCATTGGTCCAGCACGTTACTTCAAGGCAATCAGGCAGTGTTTGCTGATCGATCACCAAAGAGTGATAACGCGTTGCCGAGAATGGGCTAGGAAGATTACTGAAAATACCTTTATTGCTGTGGTACATATCAGATAAACGTCCGTGCATCACCGTTTTGGCTCTTACAATATTTCCGCCAAAAGCTTGCCCAATACTTTGATGGCCTAAACACACACCAAGCAAAGGAATTTTTCCGGCAAAGTGGTTAATTGCAGGAATTGAAATACCAGCTTCGCTTGGTGAGCAAGGGCCAGGACCAATCACGAGATATTTTGGTTGCCATCGTTCAATATCCTCTAAAGTGACTTGATCATTGCGAACTACTTTTACTTCCTGATCCAACTCGCCAAAATACTGGACGATGTTGTAGGTAAAAGAGTCGTAATTGTCGATCATTAGAAGCATGATGAACTTAACCTCATGATAGTTAATATATATTTAATAAGTGACTAGAGATTTACTCACAATATTGCTCACTTTTTCAAAAGCACTTTTATTTGATCAAATAAAAAGCCGCTTTCTAAGCGGCTAATATAGCAAAAAAAGAAG
This genomic stretch from Acinetobacter oleivorans DR1 harbors:
- the xdhC gene encoding xanthine dehydrogenase accessory protein XdhC — protein: MQHLQWWTDFVAWQVDALPMVLVTVVRADGSTPREVGATMLLRFNLQQQWQQSDTIGGGHLEFQAIDIAKAMLKETGTSVRRIERFNLSARLGQCCGGVMWLLFEKISPTDITSHLSASLQAWRGGKHIWRTVSHQNASTWQTMDIEQHLSFEFHSGSSEEWQFSQQIQSYAMQVLICGAGHVGEAIVRCLLPIGVRVKWIDPRDDIFPSDLLEQVQCLTTDTLDAEIEHFDRSGAVLILTHDHQLDLQLCFSALKPTAKPFAYVGMIGSKSKRAIFEKRMQIRGYTPETFKRLVCPIGIERISSKQPATIAVAVVAQLLQVFDVKK
- the trpD gene encoding anthranilate phosphoribosyltransferase, giving the protein MNIQQALNHITKNIHLTQPQMEDIMRSIMQGEATEAQIGALMMGLRMKGESIDEITAAARVMREFAIKIDVSDIKYLVDIVGTGGDGQNLFNVSTASSFVIAAAGATIAKHGNRGVSSKSGSSDLLEQAGINLDLDMQQTERCIREMGVGFLFAPNHHKAMKYAVGPRRELGVRSIFNLLGPLTNPAGVKRFVIGVFSDELCRPIAEVMKQLGAEHVMVVHSRDGLDEISLAAPTTVAELKDGEITEWTLTPEDVGIESQTLNGLVVADAAASLKLIKDALGKNKSDIGEKAANMIALNAGAGIYVAGITKTYAQAVTFAQDIIYGGQALEKMSVLAEFTKTLKQCQAD
- a CDS encoding Smr/MutS family protein, with the protein product MSNKDSSLSKEQQKLLKQFKKQISNPHSSKIASQPETKQPQAESEELENANLFQSAVAGVKPINNSNIADVRVPRARKVDAQTLAKRAAAEGGRDTEHAELSDTQAALNPVASQATLSYRIATLQHKVFEDLKAGKMRWFEAVDLHGCTIEQARDAVLQIIQMAKDENQNVIKIVHGKGPEAVLKTYVNGWLRQHRDVLAFVSAPENQGGTGAVLVLLKRAEKNPKFEQKK
- the trpC gene encoding indole-3-glycerol phosphate synthase TrpC, encoding MINIQNTILGKIVDRKHEELAARLKQRNLQDVEELAKAATPVRGFANALKHKRPGVIAEIKKASPSKGIIRADFNPAEIAEQYEQAGAACLSVLTDVDFFQGADENIAIARNHCALPALRKDFLIDPYNVVEARALHADCILLIVACLSDQQLEEMSKTAFEHQLDVLVEVHDEEEMERALKLSEQCLLGVNNRNLKTFDVDLNTSIRLKKLLPASRLLITESGIATPDDVRMMQEHDIHSFLVGESFMKQPRPDQAFTALFGQPQTV
- a CDS encoding anthranilate synthase component II; the encoded protein is MLLMIDNYDSFTYNIVQYFGELDQEVKVVRNDQVTLEDIERWQPKYLVIGPGPCSPSEAGISIPAINHFAGKIPLLGVCLGHQSIGQAFGGNIVRAKTVMHGRLSDMYHSNKGIFSNLPSPFSATRYHSLVIDQQTLPDCLEVTCWTNEADGSMEEIMGVKHKTLPVEGVQFHPESILSQHGHQIFKNFLDIYA
- the xdhB gene encoding xanthine dehydrogenase molybdopterin binding subunit, with the protein product MNQTIDLRVSKKSAKAGDSIPHESAHLHVTGQATYIDDLPELENTLHLAVGFSNCAKGKIIKFDLDAVRLADGVHAVFSAKDIDVENNWGSIVKDDPIFAEDQVEFYGQALFVVVAESYQQARQAVRLAKIEYVPETPILTIQDAIEKESWVLPPVEFSHGEVEQAFQNAAHQLSGTIELGGQEHFYLEGQISYAIPQENQSLKVYCSTQHPTEMQLLICHALGMNMHQVSVESRRMGGGFGGKESQSAQWACIASLAAQKTGRPCKLRLDRDDDMSATGKRHGFAYEWSVAFDDSGVLQGLKVQLASNCGFSADLSGPVNERAICHIGNAYYLNAVELRNLRCKTNTVSNTAYRGFGGPQGMFVIENIIYDIARYLSCDPVEIRQRNFFAEQSGAGRDRMHYGAEVRDNVAPKLVAELLQSSDYAKRKQRIHTFNQNNDIIKRGIALTPLMFGISFNAVHYNQAGALVYVYMDGTVSITHGGTEMGQGLYTKVRQVAAHELGLPIDSVRLIATDTSRVPNTSATAASSGADLNGKAVQNACIKIRGRLAKLAAEISDSDADQIHFEDSMVSTANGHSWTFPDLVQRAYMARVQLWDSGFYKTPEIHYDQVNHLGRPFFYYAYGAAVSEVALDTLTGEMKVLRADILHDVGRSINPAIDIGQIEGGFVQGMGWLTIEELYWQPQGPHAGRLFTHAPSTYKIPTSVDIPHIFNVKLFDNQNQADTIYRSKAVGEPPFMLALSVFSAIRQAVQAAIPENAPLVLNAPATAEEILRAIAIGRGQALADRPQAKM